ACACGGTCGAAGGTGGGGCGAAACCACCGCCGCCCGCATCGAAGCCGCAGGAACCGCTACGCAAGCCAGAGAGCGAGTAGCACCGGAGGTGCGCGTGTCATCCACGAGCGAGCGGTCGCTTTACGCCTCACGAGCTCTCGTGGGCGGTGGGAAAACCCCGACGATTCAGGCCCATTCGCAGAGCAGGAGTCGGCACGCGGCTTGCGATAGCGGTGGGCATGTCACATCGAAAGTTCATCGCGGTCGCTCCCCTGGCGTTGATCGCTCTGGGTTGTGCGAGCGACCCGGCGCGCAAGCCGGTGGCAGTTGGCCCCGGGTATACCAACGTTGTCGCTTCCCGCGACCAGACCCCAGAGCCTGAGCCTGAGCCTGAACCTCTGCGCAACACGGGTTCCCTGCACTTCTCCAAGAGCGTGCAAAACTTGTGCGGGATCTCCGCGGAAGCCGACCCGAACTTCCGCTACGACTCGGCAAGCCTGAGATCTCAGGATCAGCCCGAGCTCAAGCAGCTCGCAGACTGCATGCGCGATGGCGCAATGGTCAACTACGAGCTACTGCTCGTGGGGCATGCTGATCCGCGCGGTAGCGAGGACTACAATCTCGCGCTCGGTGGCTATCGCGCTGCCAGTGTTCGCCAGTTCCTGATCGAGCACGGTGTGGATGAATCACGGATCACCACCTCCTCGCGCGGCGAGTTGGACGCAGATGGCTACTCGCCCTCGACCTATCTAGAAGACCGCCGAGTGGACCTCATGCTACCTGGAGAGCGGTAGCTCAAGCAGTCCCAAACCGTCACCGCTGTGGGAGGAGAGAGATCATGTCCAAGGATACAGCACAACACCCGCTCGTGTTCGTCGCTGACGACGACCCAGAACTGCGCCAGATGCTCTCTGCTGTACTACGCGCAGCGGGTTTCCAAACGGAAACTTTTGAAAACGGGAAACTCCTGCAGCAGCGCGCGCTCAGCGATGCGACACCACCCGACGTGATCGTGACGGACATCGATATGCCCCGCATGGACGGCTTGACGGCCATTGCGGAAATCCGCAAGCAGTATCCCGAGCTACCAATCGTCGTGCTGAGCGCCATCGCGGAGGCTCCCCGAGTCGCCCCGACGGCCGAGGCGTGCGGCGCCAGTCTCGTCGTGAGCAAGCCGGTCGGCTTGGTCGAGCTGCGCGAAAACGTCGAGGCGCTGCTTGCGAGGGCAGAGCGACCGCGCTCGCCGATCGATTCGAACGAAAGTACCGCCGCCTGCTAGGCGGAAGAACGTAAACCGCCGCACAGCGTCTATAGAAATTTTTCCGTGCGGCTTTAAACAAAGGAAACGCATATGAACATGGAACATCTCAAGGGCAACTGGAAGCAACTCAAGGGCAAGGTGCGCAGCCAGTGGGGCAAGCTCACTGACGACGACGTCGAACAGATCGCCGGAAAGAAGGACGAGCTCGTAGGTCGCCTCCAGGCTCGCTACGGCACTGCGCGCGACGAGGCGGAGCGTGAGGTCGACAGCTGGCTGAGTAAGCTCTGATTGACGCAGAAACGCCGACGGACGTCGCCTGGTTGGGGGATCCTCCAGGCGACGTCCGTCGTTTGTCCTACCCCATCACTCGATCTTGCCAGCCGGACGACGGCCAGGCATGGTCGCGCTCAGAAGCCGCAAGCTCTCCACGACCGCTCTGCGGCTGATTCCTACCCTAACCAGAGTGTCACGAGTGACTGACGCATTTCCCCCGCTGGGCACGATCCAGCCGCGAGATCTCTTGCGCGCTGAACGCCACGCCGCCCTACGGCGCTTGGCGGCGTCACTCTCCCATGCGCTCGGGACGCCACTGAACGTAATCTCCGGAAGAGCCGAGCTGATCGAACTCGACGCCGAAGAACTACCGGAAATCCTCGACAGCGCGCAAACCATTCGGCGGCAGGCGCTGCGGATCTCCGACATGCTCAAGCAAGTGTTGGCCGAGCTTGATGGGCTGGACGACGAGAGCGAGGCTCACGATTTCGGCCGGCTGCTGGCGGCATTGAGGAGTCAACTCGCCAGCAATCAGCTGCATATCGATTCCGCCGTGGAAGGCAAGACCTTGCGGCGCGGAGAGCGCGCAGAGGCGTTTTTACTTCAAGCCGTCGGTTGGGCGAGAGACGTCGGCGC
This Polyangiaceae bacterium DNA region includes the following protein-coding sequences:
- a CDS encoding OmpA family protein, producing MSHRKFIAVAPLALIALGCASDPARKPVAVGPGYTNVVASRDQTPEPEPEPEPLRNTGSLHFSKSVQNLCGISAEADPNFRYDSASLRSQDQPELKQLADCMRDGAMVNYELLLVGHADPRGSEDYNLALGGYRAASVRQFLIEHGVDESRITTSSRGELDADGYSPSTYLEDRRVDLMLPGER
- a CDS encoding response regulator, translating into MSKDTAQHPLVFVADDDPELRQMLSAVLRAAGFQTETFENGKLLQQRALSDATPPDVIVTDIDMPRMDGLTAIAEIRKQYPELPIVVLSAIAEAPRVAPTAEACGASLVVSKPVGLVELRENVEALLARAERPRSPIDSNESTAAC
- a CDS encoding CsbD family protein, whose protein sequence is MNMEHLKGNWKQLKGKVRSQWGKLTDDDVEQIAGKKDELVGRLQARYGTARDEAEREVDSWLSKL